The following DNA comes from Hordeum vulgare subsp. vulgare chromosome 3H, MorexV3_pseudomolecules_assembly, whole genome shotgun sequence.
CCCGTCGCAGTTCCATTCCAAACCAAACCATGTTGATGTTTTCTCTTGGTAGAAAGTTTGACTccaactcaaaaaaaaaaaaaaacacgtTGTTAGTCAGCTGCGTGGCGTGATCCATTGGTTTCTGGCAGGTGGGGCCGAGGCTGAAGAGTGACAGGGAGAGATTCGCGCCCAACAACATCCTGCTCATGATCGCCGGCGGCGGGCTGCTGTGGCTGGGCTGGGCCGGGTTCAACGGCGGCGCGCCGTACGCCCCGAACATCATCGCGTCCATCGCGGTGCTCAACACCAACGTCAGCGCCGCGGCGAGCCTCCTCACGTGGACCTGCCTCGACGTCATCTTCTTCGGCAAGCCGTCCGTGATCGGCGCCGTGCAGGGCATGATGACCGGCCTCGTTTGCATCACCGCCGGCGCAGGTTCCAAATCCTCCGTGTCTGAAAACGTACTAGAATGCAAGCAAGTTTATTTTACGTTCTGCGTGACACTGTATCTTTGTCTTTTGTGTTGCATTTGCATGGCGGGGCGCAGGGCTGGTGCACACGTGGGCGGCGGTGCTGATGGGCATCTGCGCCGGCAGCGTGCCGTGGTTCACCATGATGGTCCTCCACAAGCGGTCCTCCCTCCTCCAGAAGGTGGACGACACCCTCGCCGTGTTCCACACCCACGCCGTCGCCGGGCTGCTCGGCGGCGTCCTCACGGGGCTCCTCGCCACCCCGGAGCTCACCGCCCTACACACCCACGTCCCGGGCACGCGCGGCGCCTTCTACGGCGGCGGCATCCAGCAGGTGGGCAAGCAGCTAGCCGCCGCGCTCTTCGTTGTCGCGTGGAACGTCGTGGTCACTACCGGCATCATCCTCGGCGTAGGCCTCGTCATCCCGCTCCGGATGCCCGACGAGCAGCTCAGGATCGGCGATGACGCGGCGCACGGCGAGGAGGCCTACGCGCTCTGGGGAGACGGCGAGCGGTTCGACGTGTCACGGCGCGCGGCGGCGAGGGCCACCGAGGTCGGCGACCAGTCGGTCGACCAGCGACTGGCAGCCATGGGAGCTAGAGGTATCACCGTTCAGCTGTAGTAGATCTAAAAACGGAAGGGATATTTGTAGTTCAATCTTTTGTTAAGAGATACTGTACTTTCTTGCAATATGCAATGGAGGTTTTAGATTTTCGGAAATGATAAATCCCCAACGTTCGTATGTTAAGCCGAACGTATTTCATGTCAGTTTTAGTTCACACGAGGTCGGTGAACATCACAATTTTGTGATAAAGAAATTAACTAGGATAAAGTTGTCATGTCTTAATAACTAAACTTGCCATCCCATGTCAATTAAAATTATTATAAAAAGACCTACGAGATGATAGCTTAAAATTCGAACGTTCAGGATTTATCGGGGTCTTACATTTTTTTCGTTTGCTTTCCTCTTCGTCGGTATCCTCACACGTCTCAGCTTTCCCTCGCTTGGTTAAAGGAGTACAAATTTCGTTTCGAGGAGTTAAATCGGGCTTAAGCCAAACATTTATTCGGTATAACCACTTATACTCATTCCTTCAGTTGATGTTTATATTTACTCGACTGTGGCTCAATTTTCTCACTCCCCTCCAACCGCCCCCTGCGATGCACCTTTGCCTCACTCACACTACATTGATGCCAGTGCCGCCCAAATCCAGCCTGCACCATAGCCACCCTGCACCCTCTCCCCGTCGGCGCTTCCAATCGATACGCACCGTCTTTGAAATGGCATGATCTAGTCATCGAAGGTCTCCACCGAAGAGGAAATACCACGACGTACGGTAGTGGCTATCCCCTTGGGGACGTGGGTATTAGAAATAAAGCACCGGGACACTGGCAATGTTACTCGATTGGCTCCTTCCAGTCGACGGAACAGACCATGAGGAAGGCCGGTCCTGAGAGTTCGAGGACTTGGGGCGAAACTAAAACTCGAAACCCTTAATACAACCACCATAACAATAAGGATCATTTTATATAGGATGCGGGTCTTTAAAACATAGGGCAAATGCATTTGAATTTTAAAAAAGTAAAGAAGTCAAAAAAAttggaactttttggtaactaccATTCCCTAGCGTAATACTCATGTGAAAAGTTTCGGGAGGAATGACTCTCATGATATTGTCGGCAAAAAAAATTGCAAGCCCAAAAAATGTGAATGGTAATTTTCATGACAAGTCATTCATTCGCGGAACTTTTCATGCGAGTATTACACAACCATATTTGGTAAAAaccgtttcaattttttttactcttttcattacttttaaatttaaaaaaatcagtTCAGATGCAATGAGACCTGAGACACATTGGCTATTTCTGTTGTTAAATTTAAAAAGTAATGAAAAATTTCGCGAATGAATGACTATCATGGTATCTGGgacaaaaaaacaaaattgataGTACTATATAAATGTTACCATTCACATTTTTTGGCCTGTAATTTTTTGCTGACAATACCATGAGAGTCATTCCTCCCCAAACTTTTCACATGAGTATTATGCTAGGGAATGTTAGTTCAAAAAAAGTTTCAATATTTTTGACTTTTTTAGTTTTTTCAAATTCAGGTGCATTTGGCTATGTTTTAAAGACCGGCATCCTATATATAATGATCCTTATTGTTATGGTGGTTGTATTAAGGGTTTCGAGTTTTAATTTCGCCCCATTGTCCTCTGGGTACATTAGCAGGGCCCGAACAAAGCCAAACTGTTGTCCTAGATTCTATGCGACTAAAGGAAGCTAATCTATAACTGGCACCATTTTGATGCCTGACTATCCCTTTCACCCAGAAGTAACTTGACTTCATTTATCAGCATCGCGTATTGCGATCTATGCACCCTCTGTGCCCGGATCGATTCCGCCGCACCTAGGCAGTCCATCTCAACATCAACCGGAAGTGGCGATCATTGCTGTGTCAATTTCAGTTCTTTACCTTCTTTCTATATTAAATCCAGTTCATGCCTGACATGTTGGTTCTCAAGCATGGATTGCCTATCATGACCAGACTATAAGTTTTGATTCGTGGTCAACTAACACGTGCAGGCACCGTGTTTTAAATTGACTATTGAATCAACCATACTTGGCACGTGTTGTAAATTGACTATTGAACCAGTTTATGATTAAATGGTTACAAAAACAGTATCTCCTATCCACCTGGGTTCATAGGGATGAGTCCAACCTAAGTCCAAAACTTGATATGTATTTTTCTGAAATAGTTCAGGTCCAAAACTTGATATGTATTTTTCTGAAATAGTTCAGGTTTATAGGAATG
Coding sequences within:
- the LOC123440565 gene encoding ammonium transporter 2 member 3, which translates into the protein MAAPPPMPGAYMPDLPAVPEWLNKGDNAWQLTAATFVGIQSMPGLVVLYGSIVKKKWAVNSAFMALYAYASTLIVWVLLAFRMAFGDRLFPFWGKAGPALTGDFLVARASFPATAHYGAGGALEVPPTQPYYPEATLVLFQFQLAAITLVLLAGALLGRMNIKAWMAFTPLWLLLSYTVCAFSLWGGGFLYHWGVIDYSGGYVIHVSSGVAGFTAAYWVGPRLKSDRERFAPNNILLMIAGGGLLWLGWAGFNGGAPYAPNIIASIAVLNTNVSAAASLLTWTCLDVIFFGKPSVIGAVQGMMTGLVCITAGAGLVHTWAAVLMGICAGSVPWFTMMVLHKRSSLLQKVDDTLAVFHTHAVAGLLGGVLTGLLATPELTALHTHVPGTRGAFYGGGIQQVGKQLAAALFVVAWNVVVTTGIILGVGLVIPLRMPDEQLRIGDDAAHGEEAYALWGDGERFDVSRRAAARATEVGDQSVDQRLAAMGARGITVQL